A window from Nitrospira sp. ND1 encodes these proteins:
- the rfaQ gene encoding putative lipopolysaccharide heptosyltransferase III: MDLQNILIIKLRHIGDVLLSTPVLRGLRTAFPLARLTMLVNRGTEGVLAHNPDVNEVLCLEKGSLKAQLKFVQMLRQRAFDGVVDLTDGDRSAVIGLATGAPVRIGFNAEHRWRGLLYSTVAKPRQADQHRVDYDLCALRALGLDTKPGTPALYPSPTDEQTVEAWMQEAGLLSAQASPLLVLLQPGARYSLKVWPHERFAQLADRLADRFVCRILLGGDQREREVAEQVARKTRCAPIVVAGKFSLLQFAALVKRCALFVGNDGGAMHIAATMGTPVVAIFGPTYPQRWGPRGGPAQVIYKGLDCRACYHPTCLRGDDSCMQQIAVDEVFTAASRMLERTPARTET; the protein is encoded by the coding sequence ATGGATCTTCAGAATATTCTGATCATCAAATTGCGGCATATCGGCGATGTGCTCCTATCTACGCCGGTGTTGCGCGGACTGCGGACTGCCTTTCCCCTGGCGCGGCTGACCATGTTAGTCAATCGCGGAACGGAAGGAGTGTTGGCGCATAACCCGGATGTGAACGAAGTCTTGTGCCTCGAGAAGGGCTCCTTGAAGGCCCAGCTGAAATTTGTGCAGATGCTCAGGCAACGAGCGTTTGACGGCGTCGTCGATCTGACCGATGGCGATCGCTCGGCCGTCATCGGTCTGGCGACCGGTGCGCCCGTCCGTATCGGATTTAATGCCGAACATCGCTGGCGCGGGCTCTTGTACAGCACCGTGGCTAAACCACGCCAGGCGGATCAGCATCGAGTGGACTATGATCTCTGCGCCTTGCGGGCTCTGGGGCTGGACACGAAGCCGGGTACCCCGGCATTGTACCCGTCGCCGACGGATGAGCAGACGGTGGAGGCCTGGATGCAGGAGGCCGGCCTGTTGTCTGCGCAGGCCTCGCCGTTGTTGGTGCTGTTGCAACCGGGAGCGCGTTATTCGCTGAAAGTCTGGCCGCATGAACGTTTCGCTCAGCTGGCCGATCGGCTCGCCGACAGGTTTGTCTGCCGGATTCTCCTGGGCGGCGATCAACGTGAACGCGAGGTGGCTGAGCAGGTCGCCCGCAAGACGCGCTGTGCGCCCATTGTAGTGGCGGGGAAGTTTTCGCTCCTGCAGTTTGCCGCGTTGGTCAAACGTTGTGCGCTGTTCGTCGGAAACGACGGTGGCGCCATGCACATTGCCGCAACGATGGGAACGCCGGTTGTGGCTATTTTCGGGCCGACCTATCCGCAACGGTGGGGGCCGCGCGGCGGACCGGCGCAGGTGATTTACAAAGGCCTGGATTGCCGGGCCTGCTATCATCCGACCTGCTTGCGCGGGGACGATAGCTGTATGCAACAGATTGCGGTGGATGAGGTGTTTACGGCGGCCAGCCGGATGTTGGAACGCACGCCGGCGAGGACAGAGACATGA
- a CDS encoding glycosyltransferase family 1 protein: MRIGIDAASIVGDKGGVGWHTYHLLRSLLALDEQVEYVGYLRPGSLQAGRLEGWPVHDRLRWVETPRWLMPCRGAWDRLDLYHGPNFKMHTTGRSGGIVTIHDLWLVRHPEYSRKLLGQAGSSRRAIATANRARRVVTVSEFSAREIEALYGIPRERVVVIHNGVTEEFSPVQDEQGMAVLRARWAIPSAGFILFVGGADPRKNHRVFLQAVAQSRSQLGGRAILLVGDAEHPQGSYLATARSLGLEQDVRCTGRLNREDLCRLYSYAEVFVFPSLYEGFGMPVLEAMACGAPTITSSTSSLPEVAGDAALLVNPEDAEALGAAMVKVLSEQALQQQLRDRGFERTRLFTWQRAALRTSALYRELCA; encoded by the coding sequence ATGCGTATCGGGATCGACGCAGCGTCAATCGTGGGGGACAAGGGCGGCGTCGGCTGGCATACCTATCATCTGCTCCGGTCGCTGCTGGCCTTGGATGAGCAGGTCGAGTATGTCGGATATCTCCGGCCCGGGTCTCTGCAAGCGGGCCGGCTCGAAGGCTGGCCGGTCCACGATCGTCTGCGATGGGTGGAAACGCCGCGGTGGTTGATGCCATGCCGGGGCGCGTGGGACAGGCTCGATCTCTATCACGGCCCCAACTTCAAGATGCATACGACGGGACGATCGGGCGGCATCGTCACCATCCATGACCTGTGGCTGGTCCGGCACCCGGAATATTCGAGGAAGCTGTTGGGGCAGGCCGGTTCCTCCAGGCGGGCCATCGCCACGGCCAACCGGGCGCGACGGGTCGTGACGGTGTCGGAGTTTTCAGCCCGTGAAATAGAAGCCTTGTATGGAATTCCGCGTGAACGGGTGGTCGTCATCCATAACGGCGTGACCGAGGAATTCTCTCCGGTTCAGGATGAGCAGGGGATGGCAGTGTTGAGGGCACGGTGGGCGATTCCATCTGCCGGATTTATCCTGTTCGTCGGCGGAGCAGATCCACGAAAAAACCACCGTGTTTTTCTGCAGGCCGTGGCACAGTCGCGTTCGCAGCTTGGAGGGCGGGCCATTCTGCTCGTGGGAGATGCGGAGCATCCGCAGGGAAGTTATCTCGCGACGGCCCGGTCGCTCGGGTTGGAGCAGGACGTGCGTTGCACCGGTCGCCTCAATCGGGAGGATCTGTGCCGGCTCTACTCTTACGCCGAGGTGTTTGTCTTTCCGTCGCTCTATGAGGGCTTCGGCATGCCGGTGCTGGAGGCGATGGCTTGTGGAGCGCCGACGATTACCTCCTCGACGTCGTCTCTTCCGGAAGTGGCAGGGGATGCGGCGTTGCTGGTGAACCCAGAGGATGCCGAGGCGTTAGGAGCGGCGATGGTGAAGGTGCTCTCCGAGCAGGCGCTGCAACAGCAGCTTCGGGATCGTGGCTTTGAGCGGACGCGACTCTTTACCTGGCAACGTGCGGCGTTGCGCACCAGCGCCTTGTATCGTGAACTCTGTGCCTGA
- a CDS encoding glycosyltransferase family 2 protein, translating to MTIAAVVISKDEEKNIADCLESLRWADELIVVDAESRDRTVELAKQYTPKVFVRPWPGYGPQKNFGIDQAAAEWILVVDADERVTVGLRREIETLLATAPAADIGGYEIPRRNFFYGKWIQGGGLYPDYQLRLFRNTAGRYDDVKLHENFTLSGRRERLQEPFDHYSMPTVNHHIRKMMRYTTLGADEKLKRVTHISGWVIATHHLGTILKTLFSRGGYRDGVHGLVVAMFAGLHTFVKYAKAWERVNVRRDA from the coding sequence AGCAAGGATGAAGAGAAGAATATTGCCGACTGTCTCGAGTCCCTGCGCTGGGCCGACGAACTGATCGTCGTGGATGCGGAAAGTCGGGACCGGACGGTGGAGTTGGCAAAGCAGTACACCCCGAAAGTGTTTGTCCGCCCGTGGCCCGGGTATGGCCCGCAAAAAAACTTCGGCATCGATCAGGCCGCTGCGGAGTGGATTCTCGTGGTGGATGCCGATGAGCGCGTGACCGTGGGATTGCGAAGGGAAATCGAAACGTTACTGGCGACGGCCCCGGCCGCCGACATCGGAGGGTATGAGATTCCCCGGCGGAATTTTTTCTACGGGAAATGGATTCAAGGCGGCGGGCTCTATCCGGACTATCAGCTGCGGCTCTTCCGAAACACTGCCGGCCGGTACGACGATGTGAAGCTGCATGAAAACTTCACGCTCAGCGGGCGTCGGGAGCGGCTTCAGGAGCCCTTCGATCACTACAGCATGCCCACCGTCAACCATCACATCCGCAAGATGATGCGGTATACGACTCTCGGTGCCGATGAGAAACTCAAGCGGGTCACCCATATCAGCGGCTGGGTCATTGCCACGCACCATCTTGGTACGATCCTCAAAACCCTGTTCTCCCGCGGCGGGTATCGCGACGGGGTGCACGGATTGGTGGTGGCGATGTTTGCCGGCCTCCACACATTCGTCAAATATGCCAAGGCCTGGGAGCGTGTGAACGTGAGGCGGGACGCATGA